TCTCGCTGCGGGAGCGCCTGGAGGCCATCCGCGCAGGGGAAGTGCGCAAGGCGCTGGCCCGCCTCCCCGATGCGCCGCCCGACACCCGAGAGGCGATGGAAGCCCTGTCCCAGGCCATCGTCAACAAGATCCTGCACGCCCCGATCACCAAGCTCCGCGAGTCGTCGCGCGCCGGTGCCGGCCGCTCCTGGATGCAGCTCGTGCACGAGCTCTTCGGCCTGGGGGGCCGCGGCGACAAGGCGGAGGGAGGATGGCGGCCGCGCGCCTGAAGCGAGCCCGGCTGGGAACGCGGGGCAGCGCGTTGGCGCTGGCCCAGGCCGACAGCGTGGCCACGGCGCTGCGCCGCCTGGGCCAGGACGTCGAGATCGTCCCCATCAAGACCGAAGGCGACCGGCTGTTCGGCGCGCGGCTGGCCGACGTGGGCGGCAAGGGGCTGTTCGTCCGCGAGATCGAACAGGCGCTGGCGGACGGGGCGATCGACCTCGCCGTGCACAGCCTCAAGGATCTCCCCGCCGAGCAGCCGGCCGGGCTGGAGCTCGCCGCGTTTCCGCCGCGCGAGGACCCCAGGGACGTCCTGCTCACACGGGCCGGGGGCGGGTTCGAGACCTTGCCGAACGGCGCGCGCCTGGGCACGTCGAGCCTCCGCCGGCGCGCACTGGCCCTGGCCCTGCGCCCGGACCTCGCGGTGACCGCCATCCGGGGTAACGTGGACACCCGCTTGCGGAAGCTCGCCGAGGACGCGTGCGATGCGCTCGTCGTCGCCGCGGCCGGGCTGGCCCGACTCGGCGCCCGTCCGCCGCATGCCTGTCCGCTGGCGCCGGAGGTCTTCGTGCCCGCCGTCGGGCAGGGGATCCTGGGCGTCCAGGTTCGTCGTGACGACTCCGAGACAGGGCGTCTGGTCCGGACGCTGGACGACGCCGCCACCCGGGCGTGCGGCCTCGCCGAGCGCGCGTACCTGCGCCGGCTGGGAGCCTCCTGCACGACGCCGATCGCCGGCTACGCGGTCCTCGAGCCGGATCGGGCAGGCGCCCGTCTGCACATGAGGGCGCTGGTCGCCAGCGAGGACGGCCGGCGCGTCCTGCGCGCGGAAGCGGCGGGCGTGCCCGACGACGCCGAAGGCCTGGGCCGCGGCCTCGCCGAGGCGCTCCTCGATCAAGGGGCGGCGGCGGTGGCGTTGCTCGACCCCGGACGGAGGGTGTCGTGACCCCCCGGGCTCTCGCCGGGCGAACCGTCGTGGTGACGCGGGCCGCCGACCAGGCGTCCGGGTTCGTGGAGCTCCTCGAGGGGGCCGGGGCCCGGGTGCTCGAGGCGCCGACCATCGCCATCGAGCCTCCGGTGTCCTGGGGGCCGCTCGATCGGGCTCTGGATGAGCTGGCGACGTTCACGTGGGCGGTGTTTACGAGCGTGAACGGCGTCGCCATGGTGGGCCGCCGCCTGGAGGAGCGCGGCCTGGACTGGAGCGGTTTCGCCCGACTGCGGGTGGCCGCGATCGGCCCCGCCACGGCCGAAGCCCTGATCGAGCGCGGTCTGCGACCCGCGGCCGTACCCGAGGAGTATCGCGCCGAGGCGCTGGCGCAACGGTTGCGGTCCCACATCGGCGCCGAAGACCGCGTCTTGCTGGCGCGGGCGGCGCAGGCGCGCGAGGTGCTGGCGCGGGAGCTGGCGGCACTGGGGGCGGCAGTGGTCGAGGTGCCTGCGTATACTACGCGACGGGTGGAGGTCGGCACCGGACCCTTGCGCGAGGCGCTGGCGGCCAGGACGGTGGACGTGGTCACGTTCACGAGCTCGTCGACGGCGCGCAACTTCGCCGAGCTGTTCACCGTGGAGGAACGGCAGGCCTGGCTCGACGGTGTCACCATCGCCTGCATCGGTCCTATCACGGCGGCCACCGCGGCCGAGTACGGCCTGCCCACCCACGTGATGCCGCGGCAGTACACGATCGCCGCACTGGCCGGCGCGATCGACGAGCATTTCGCCCGCGCGCGGCGGCCCTCGGGGTCGGAGCCACGCGCGGACAGGAGGAGTCAGTGATGGGACAGGGGATGTTTCGCCCGCGCCGCCTGAGAGAGAAACCGCTGCTGCGCACGCTGGTGCGCGAGACGCGGCTGGCGGTGGACGACCTGGTCTACCCGGCCTTCGTCATCCACGGTCGCGGGGTGCGCGAGCCGATCGCCTCGATGCCGGGACAGAGCCGGCTGTCCATCGACGAGCTGTTGAAGGAGGCCAAGGACGTGGCGGCCATGGGGATCCCGGCCCTGCTCCTGTTCGGCCTGCCCGCCCACAAGGACCCGCGCGGCTCGGAAGCCTACGCCGACGACGGCATCGTGCAGCAGGCGATCCGGGCGGTGAAGGACACCGTGCCCGACCTGCTGGTCGTCACCGACGTCTGTCTCTGTCAGTACACGAGCCACGGCCATTGCGGGATCGTCGAGAACGGGACGGTGCGCAACGATCCCTCCCTGGAGCTGCTGGCGCGTGTGGCCGTCTCTCATGCCGACGCGGGCGCGGACGTGGTGGCGCCTTCGGACATGATGGACGGACGGGTCGGGGCCATCCGCGAGGCCCTGGACGAGGCCGACTACGCGGAGACGCCGATCATGGCCTACTCGGCCAAGTACGCCTCGGCGTTCTACGGCCCCTTCCGGGAGGCGGCCGAGTCCGCGCCGCAATTCGGCGACCGTCGCGCGTACCAGATGGACCCGGCCAACGCCGCCGAGGCCATGCGGGAGATCGCCCTGGACCTGGACGAGGGGGCCGACATCATCATGGTGAAGCCGGCGCTCCCCTACCTCGACGTGATCTCGCGGGCGCGGTCGGAGTTCGGGGTGCCGCTGGCCGCCTACTCGGTGTCGGGGGAGTACGCCATGATCAAGGCGGCCGGACAGCTCGGGTGGCTGGACGAGGAGCTCGCCATGATGGAGGCGGTCACGGCGATCCGGCGCGCCGGGGCCGACATCGTCATCACCTACTTCGCCAAGGAGGTCGCCCGCCGGCTGGAGCGGGCGCGCTGAGGGAGGCCCCGGCCATCACCACCCGCCTGCGCATCTCGGCGAAGGGCGAGTACGCCATCAAGGCGGTGCTCGACCTGGCCGTGCATCATGGCCGAGGGTTGATTCCGATCCAGGAG
Above is a window of Candidatus Methylomirabilota bacterium DNA encoding:
- the hemC gene encoding hydroxymethylbilane synthase; amino-acid sequence: MAAARLKRARLGTRGSALALAQADSVATALRRLGQDVEIVPIKTEGDRLFGARLADVGGKGLFVREIEQALADGAIDLAVHSLKDLPAEQPAGLELAAFPPREDPRDVLLTRAGGGFETLPNGARLGTSSLRRRALALALRPDLAVTAIRGNVDTRLRKLAEDACDALVVAAAGLARLGARPPHACPLAPEVFVPAVGQGILGVQVRRDDSETGRLVRTLDDAATRACGLAERAYLRRLGASCTTPIAGYAVLEPDRAGARLHMRALVASEDGRRVLRAEAAGVPDDAEGLGRGLAEALLDQGAAAVALLDPGRRVS
- a CDS encoding uroporphyrinogen-III synthase; this translates as MTPRALAGRTVVVTRAADQASGFVELLEGAGARVLEAPTIAIEPPVSWGPLDRALDELATFTWAVFTSVNGVAMVGRRLEERGLDWSGFARLRVAAIGPATAEALIERGLRPAAVPEEYRAEALAQRLRSHIGAEDRVLLARAAQAREVLARELAALGAAVVEVPAYTTRRVEVGTGPLREALAARTVDVVTFTSSSTARNFAELFTVEERQAWLDGVTIACIGPITAATAAEYGLPTHVMPRQYTIAALAGAIDEHFARARRPSGSEPRADRRSQ
- the hemB gene encoding porphobilinogen synthase, with translation MGQGMFRPRRLREKPLLRTLVRETRLAVDDLVYPAFVIHGRGVREPIASMPGQSRLSIDELLKEAKDVAAMGIPALLLFGLPAHKDPRGSEAYADDGIVQQAIRAVKDTVPDLLVVTDVCLCQYTSHGHCGIVENGTVRNDPSLELLARVAVSHADAGADVVAPSDMMDGRVGAIREALDEADYAETPIMAYSAKYASAFYGPFREAAESAPQFGDRRAYQMDPANAAEAMREIALDLDEGADIIMVKPALPYLDVISRARSEFGVPLAAYSVSGEYAMIKAAGQLGWLDEELAMMEAVTAIRRAGADIVITYFAKEVARRLERAR